One genomic window of Candidatus Nitrospira inopinata includes the following:
- a CDS encoding MFS transporter: MSPCEGFEGWIGWPSRSARSCREGSGLERAVAGSTFRSRESVAAMTTSRSFALICTVGVFCFISYNMVRMPALSLFAESLGAGPERIGLVVSVSTLTGVLLKLPAGALSDLYGRRMLLRVGVVAFGLPPFLYPFVSDVNVLTLLRFVHGLATAVFAPSALATVAELYRERRGAALGTYTACTQSGALLGPFLGGFLVHNAGFPTTFVTAGLFGCVGMALFYSLPLNVATPSVQDKRLAAVWSEMWKGFAAVARNTKVLVTSVTDAAKMIANGALMAFLPLYGVKAGLNPGEVGLLFSVQAFTSFFSKPIMGRVSDRIGRRPLILFGLLVCAATFVCIPRVSLFPALLVLSAGFGFGEAVVSSSSSALVADSSEFKRLGAGMGMQGTIMDIGHASGPLLAGLLIARLSYEEAFAVIAAIQLAAGGLFWAATRRR; the protein is encoded by the coding sequence GGCTTCGAGGGGTGGATTGGGTGGCCGTCCCGCTCGGCTCGTTCTTGCCGAGAAGGCTCCGGTTTGGAGAGAGCTGTCGCAGGTTCAACCTTCCGGTCGCGCGAGAGCGTTGCGGCCATGACGACTTCCCGCAGCTTCGCGTTGATCTGTACGGTCGGGGTCTTTTGTTTCATCAGTTACAACATGGTGCGGATGCCGGCTTTGTCGCTGTTCGCCGAATCGCTCGGCGCGGGCCCGGAACGGATCGGACTGGTCGTTTCCGTTTCAACCCTGACCGGCGTTCTGCTGAAGCTGCCGGCCGGGGCTCTGTCCGATCTGTACGGCAGGCGCATGCTGTTACGGGTTGGTGTTGTCGCGTTCGGGCTGCCGCCGTTTCTTTACCCCTTCGTAAGCGACGTCAACGTCCTGACCCTGTTACGGTTTGTTCATGGACTCGCCACGGCCGTTTTCGCTCCCAGCGCGCTGGCGACGGTCGCCGAGCTCTACCGTGAACGGCGCGGCGCGGCGTTGGGCACCTATACGGCCTGCACGCAATCGGGAGCCTTGCTGGGGCCGTTTCTCGGAGGGTTTCTGGTGCACAATGCGGGCTTTCCCACGACGTTCGTGACGGCGGGCCTCTTCGGCTGCGTCGGCATGGCGTTGTTTTACAGCCTGCCGTTGAACGTCGCGACTCCGTCGGTCCAAGACAAGCGATTGGCGGCGGTATGGTCCGAGATGTGGAAGGGATTCGCGGCGGTCGCGAGAAACACAAAGGTGTTGGTCACCAGCGTGACCGACGCGGCGAAGATGATCGCCAATGGGGCCTTGATGGCCTTTTTGCCGTTGTACGGAGTCAAGGCCGGGCTCAATCCGGGAGAAGTGGGGCTCCTATTCAGTGTTCAAGCCTTCACCTCATTTTTTTCCAAGCCGATTATGGGGCGGGTGTCCGATCGGATCGGACGCCGGCCTCTGATTCTGTTCGGGCTTCTCGTATGCGCGGCGACGTTCGTCTGTATTCCCCGGGTATCGTTGTTTCCCGCCCTGCTTGTACTCTCGGCCGGCTTCGGCTTCGGCGAAGCCGTCGTGTCTTCCTCCTCGTCGGCTCTGGTGGCGGACAGTTCCGAGTTCAAACGACTGGGCGCCGGCATGGGGATGCAGGGAACGATCATGGACATCGGCCACGCGAGCGGGCCCCTGTTGGCCGGTCTGTTGATCGCGCGGCTGAGCTACGAAGAAGCCTTCGCCGTCATCGCGGCCATTCAACTCGCGGCCGGAGGTCTGTTCTGGGCGGCGACGAGACGCCGATAG
- a CDS encoding riboflavin synthase has translation MFTGIVEEMGAVVSVEKTLKGARLTVLASIVMDDLKIGDSVSVNGVCLTAVSIGKNDFSVDVSPETLAVTTLGGVAVGAPVNLERAMRFNERIGGHLVAGHVDGVGVVKSRRQEGESIVMTVEAPSSILRYCVTKGSIAVDGVSLTINEVTDRAFSVAIIPHTAKVTTLGLKQVNEFLNLESDLIGKYVERLLQERSQLPKTKAPPVIDTDYLQKRGLI, from the coding sequence ATGTTCACAGGCATCGTCGAGGAAATGGGCGCGGTGGTGTCCGTGGAGAAGACGTTGAAGGGCGCCAGGCTGACTGTTTTGGCCTCGATCGTGATGGACGATCTCAAGATCGGCGACAGTGTGAGCGTCAACGGCGTGTGTTTGACGGCGGTCTCGATCGGCAAGAACGACTTTTCCGTGGATGTGTCCCCGGAGACGCTTGCCGTGACCACGTTGGGCGGAGTCGCCGTCGGCGCTCCGGTCAATTTGGAGCGGGCGATGCGTTTCAACGAACGCATCGGCGGGCATCTGGTGGCCGGTCACGTGGACGGGGTCGGCGTCGTCAAGAGTCGGCGGCAGGAAGGCGAGTCCATCGTGATGACCGTCGAAGCGCCGTCGTCGATCTTGCGGTACTGCGTGACCAAGGGCTCGATCGCGGTGGACGGCGTCAGCCTGACGATCAATGAGGTCACCGATCGTGCCTTCAGCGTCGCCATTATTCCCCATACGGCCAAGGTGACGACCTTGGGGCTCAAGCAGGTGAACGAGTTCCTCAATCTTGAGTCGGACTTGATCGGCAAGTATGTCGAGCGATTGCTTCAGGAACGGAGTCAGCTTCCCAAAACCAAAGCCCCTCCGGTCATCGACACGGACTATCTTCAGAAGCGGGGCTTGATCTGA
- the acs gene encoding acetate--CoA ligase, with protein sequence MTEEIETLLKESRLHRPSAQTVANAYVKDYDTEYKKSIADPQGFWSNAARELEWFSPWHTVLEWNYPWAKWFVGATCNIAYNCLDRHVRTWRKNKVALIWVGEHDQERIFTYAELYRQVNRCANALKKLGIAKGDRVTIYLPKIPEQMIAMLACARIGAIHSVVYSGFSAPALASRIHDAESKAVITADVGFDRGKTIPLKSVVDEALKSCPTVNHVVIVRRQPSEHPLSTPKELDWHEWIRSESAICPAEPLDAEAPLYILYTSGTTGKPKGVVHVHGGYMVGTYITTKYVFDLKDDDVYFCVADPGWVTGHSYIVYGPLLNGATILTAEGKPDYPTPGRWWDLIERYGVSIFYTTPTAIRLLMRYGEEWPAKYDLSSLRILGSVGEPINPEAWEWFHRVTGGDKPVMDTWWQTETGAILVTPLPSMPLKPGSAAKPFLGVEADVVDREGNSLLPNVGGLAVIKKPWPSMMRTIYKDPERYQTYWNTIPNCYTAGDVCHKDEDGYFWFMGRADDVIKVAGNRLGTAEVESALVSHPAIAEAAVIGKPHKTVGESIKAFIILKQGEQDSPALIKSIKDHVLKELGKIAVPSEIDIVSSLPKTRSGKIMRRVLKAKELGQDPGDLSTIEE encoded by the coding sequence ATGACCGAGGAGATCGAAACCCTTTTGAAAGAAAGCCGACTGCACCGTCCCTCCGCCCAGACCGTCGCCAACGCCTACGTCAAGGACTATGACACCGAGTACAAAAAATCCATCGCCGATCCGCAAGGGTTTTGGAGCAACGCGGCGCGGGAATTAGAATGGTTTTCTCCCTGGCACACCGTTCTTGAGTGGAACTATCCCTGGGCCAAATGGTTCGTCGGCGCCACCTGCAACATCGCCTACAATTGTCTCGATCGCCACGTTCGCACTTGGCGCAAGAACAAGGTGGCGCTGATCTGGGTGGGGGAACACGATCAAGAGCGCATTTTCACTTACGCGGAGCTCTATCGCCAAGTCAACCGCTGCGCCAACGCGCTCAAGAAACTCGGCATCGCGAAAGGCGATCGAGTGACCATTTATCTTCCAAAGATTCCCGAACAGATGATCGCCATGCTGGCCTGCGCCAGAATCGGAGCGATTCACAGCGTGGTCTATTCCGGCTTCAGCGCCCCGGCCCTCGCCAGCCGCATCCATGACGCCGAGTCCAAGGCGGTCATCACCGCCGACGTGGGATTCGACAGGGGCAAGACGATTCCGTTGAAATCGGTGGTGGATGAAGCCCTCAAGAGCTGTCCGACGGTGAACCACGTCGTTATCGTGCGCCGCCAACCGTCCGAACATCCGCTTTCGACACCCAAGGAACTCGACTGGCACGAATGGATACGCAGCGAATCGGCGATCTGTCCGGCGGAACCCCTCGATGCCGAAGCACCTCTGTACATCCTGTACACGTCGGGCACGACCGGCAAACCCAAGGGCGTGGTCCACGTCCACGGGGGCTACATGGTGGGTACATACATCACGACCAAGTATGTCTTCGATCTCAAAGACGACGACGTGTACTTTTGCGTAGCCGATCCCGGCTGGGTCACGGGGCACAGCTACATCGTCTATGGACCTTTGCTCAACGGCGCAACGATCCTGACCGCCGAAGGCAAACCCGACTATCCCACTCCCGGCCGCTGGTGGGACCTGATCGAACGGTACGGCGTATCCATTTTTTACACCACCCCGACCGCAATTCGACTCCTGATGCGTTACGGCGAGGAGTGGCCGGCAAAATATGACTTGTCGTCGCTCCGCATCCTCGGCAGCGTCGGCGAACCGATCAACCCGGAAGCCTGGGAGTGGTTCCACCGCGTCACCGGAGGAGATAAACCCGTCATGGACACCTGGTGGCAGACGGAAACCGGCGCCATCCTCGTCACGCCGCTCCCTTCCATGCCGCTCAAACCCGGTTCCGCCGCCAAGCCGTTCTTGGGCGTCGAGGCTGACGTGGTCGATCGCGAAGGCAACAGCCTGCTTCCCAACGTCGGCGGTTTGGCCGTCATCAAGAAACCTTGGCCCTCGATGATGCGCACGATCTACAAAGATCCTGAACGGTATCAGACCTATTGGAATACGATTCCCAACTGCTATACCGCCGGGGACGTCTGCCACAAGGACGAAGACGGCTACTTCTGGTTCATGGGCCGGGCGGACGACGTCATCAAGGTCGCGGGAAACCGGCTGGGTACCGCCGAAGTGGAGAGCGCCTTAGTCAGCCACCCCGCCATCGCGGAAGCGGCGGTGATCGGCAAGCCGCACAAAACGGTGGGCGAATCCATCAAGGCCTTCATCATCCTCAAACAAGGCGAGCAGGACAGTCCGGCGCTGATCAAATCAATTAAAGACCATGTGCTCAAGGAGCTGGGCAAGATCGCCGTGCCCTCAGAGATCGACATCGTCTCCTCGCTGCCCAAAACCAGGTCCGGGAAAATCATGCGGCGGGTTCTGAAAGCCAAAGAACTGGGTCAGGACCCCGGCGATCTTTCAACGATCGAGGAGTAA
- a CDS encoding caspase family protein, which translates to MRRFLHGLGIIGVLLGQAIGAWWCAAPSDAYAQAGKPEGLYYKSWAVIIGIENYQVAPPVPGAIDDAKRVAQAFRRLGFDEVVEIYEKDATSRRLQQVFNDILPRKVGRMDRLVVFYIGHAGAARDAEGEERSYLVPLDAQIAHVSKAMTVEQLKEFTRRTASKHTVLLFDAPVFGWEVTAPPRLSLEGRVAPEDERERRAVQVVSAAGKGETSLRPDGKSLFVRQLLAGLSGEADSDGNGWLMASELGAYLVERVERASDGAQHPISLRIDGDGDTVLIEGASISPPSAPMSGEGSMSP; encoded by the coding sequence ATGAGACGATTTCTGCATGGGCTGGGAATAATCGGTGTGCTGTTGGGGCAAGCGATCGGGGCCTGGTGGTGCGCCGCGCCTTCGGATGCGTACGCCCAGGCGGGGAAACCCGAAGGGCTCTACTACAAGTCCTGGGCCGTCATCATCGGCATTGAAAACTACCAAGTGGCTCCACCCGTCCCCGGAGCGATCGATGACGCGAAACGAGTCGCGCAGGCGTTTCGGCGGTTGGGATTTGACGAGGTCGTGGAGATTTACGAAAAGGACGCAACCTCTCGTCGGCTGCAACAGGTTTTCAACGATATTCTGCCGAGAAAAGTCGGTCGGATGGACAGACTGGTCGTCTTCTACATCGGTCACGCCGGCGCCGCGCGGGATGCGGAGGGAGAGGAACGGAGCTACCTTGTCCCTCTGGACGCGCAGATCGCCCACGTCAGTAAAGCCATGACGGTCGAGCAGCTCAAGGAATTTACGCGGCGCACCGCGTCGAAACATACGGTGCTCTTGTTCGACGCGCCGGTCTTCGGATGGGAAGTGACGGCGCCGCCGCGGTTGTCGCTGGAGGGGCGGGTGGCGCCGGAGGATGAGAGGGAACGGCGGGCCGTCCAGGTGGTCAGCGCAGCGGGCAAGGGAGAGACATCGTTACGTCCCGACGGCAAGAGTCTCTTCGTGCGACAGTTGTTGGCCGGCCTCTCCGGCGAAGCGGACTCGGACGGAAACGGATGGCTGATGGCTTCTGAATTGGGAGCCTACCTTGTTGAACGGGTTGAACGTGCGTCCGACGGTGCTCAGCATCCCATCAGCCTCAGAATCGACGGCGACGGCGATACCGTGTTGATCGAAGGGGCCTCGATTTCGCCTCCGTCGGCGCCCATGTCGGGCGAAGGATCGATGTCTCCCTGA
- a CDS encoding LPP20 family lipoprotein — MMRRQTRLVNTGLVALLLVGLTACGGPPKWVERGSGAFNEKDRKAFYGVGSVVGVKNEPLAWDTAENRARAEIAKTFETYTGYLMRDYAASTTAGDFTRNTEEQNVERAIKTVTTVTLSGVRPVDRYKNEKTNTYYVLTKLSLEDMKNNLERAKELNAEVRDFVRKNADRLFDRLEKEEEKRGIR; from the coding sequence ATGATGCGGCGGCAGACGAGGCTGGTCAATACCGGTCTTGTAGCCCTTCTTCTGGTGGGGCTCACGGCTTGTGGCGGTCCTCCCAAGTGGGTGGAAAGAGGGTCCGGGGCATTCAACGAAAAAGACCGGAAAGCGTTTTATGGGGTGGGGTCGGTGGTGGGCGTGAAGAACGAGCCCCTTGCCTGGGATACCGCTGAAAATCGAGCGCGGGCGGAAATCGCCAAGACGTTCGAAACCTACACGGGTTACCTGATGAGAGACTATGCCGCCTCGACGACGGCGGGGGATTTCACGCGGAACACCGAAGAGCAAAACGTCGAACGGGCCATCAAAACGGTCACCACGGTGACGTTGAGCGGCGTGCGTCCCGTCGATCGCTATAAAAATGAAAAAACCAACACCTACTACGTGCTCACCAAGCTCAGTCTGGAAGACATGAAGAACAATCTTGAACGGGCCAAGGAGCTGAACGCGGAGGTGCGCGACTTTGTCCGCAAAAACGCGGATCGCCTGTTTGATCGTCTTGAAAAAGAGGAAGAGAAACGGGGGATCCGGTAA
- a CDS encoding penicillin-binding protein activator LpoB produces the protein MIRTAFRPVVLLFACALLAAGGCGHEVKVTRVDAGVVTDLSGRWNDTDSRMVAEAMVKEALEYPWLGNFSKAKQRQPVVVVGTVVNSSHEHINVKTFITDLERELTNSQKVTFVAGKQEREEVRAERKEQAVYAREDTQKAPGKESGADFMLKGTIATIVDEADGTKAVFYQVDLQMIDLESNAKVWYGQKKIKKVVERKRTVF, from the coding sequence GTGATCCGAACCGCGTTCCGGCCCGTCGTTCTATTGTTCGCGTGCGCGCTTCTCGCGGCGGGCGGCTGCGGGCACGAGGTCAAGGTGACGCGCGTGGACGCCGGCGTCGTGACCGATCTCAGCGGCCGCTGGAACGACACGGATTCGCGGATGGTGGCCGAAGCGATGGTGAAGGAAGCCTTGGAATACCCCTGGCTCGGGAACTTCTCGAAGGCGAAACAGCGTCAGCCGGTCGTGGTGGTCGGCACGGTGGTCAACAGCAGTCATGAGCACATCAACGTCAAGACCTTCATCACGGATCTGGAGCGGGAGCTCACCAACTCTCAAAAAGTCACGTTCGTAGCGGGCAAGCAAGAACGGGAGGAAGTCCGGGCCGAGCGGAAAGAACAGGCGGTCTATGCCCGCGAAGACACCCAAAAAGCTCCGGGGAAAGAAAGCGGAGCCGACTTCATGCTGAAGGGAACCATTGCCACGATCGTGGACGAGGCCGACGGCACCAAGGCGGTGTTCTATCAGGTGGACCTTCAGATGATCGATTTGGAAAGCAACGCGAAGGTCTGGTACGGGCAGAAGAAGATCAAGAAAGTGGTCGAAAGGAAACGGACGGTGTTTTAA
- a CDS encoding COG3014 family protein, with protein sequence MALHLAGDYAQSNEALEQAEEIVERLYTRTVRSETLAFLTNDNALPYEGDPYEHVMINVVKALNYAAQNDVGGALVEARRIDHRLNVLSDRLKGKGKGKNGYGNDGFARYLSGMLYEAAGDLNNAFIAYRNACEAYESMRGWSQVACPPSLRADLLSSAEALGLADEVDRYRSTYPDVEWLSASARQRLAQVVMISYNGRAPRKEDLYLDLPISLDALQLVLLNRGFSPSFGSRDRVMDSVLYGLSGRVVRVALPRLVQQKTKIPVETMTLTDEQGASYATRSERAQDLTALAEKALAERLPAMTVKAVARAATKFSMAEGAVIGSQQAVGRDAAPWVGLLVSLLAKGLAVASEEADKRSWRTLPDEIHVARVWVPSGRYRATVHPSGGGVAVWAAGAEEPSLNLSPGQTMFLIRRVVQ encoded by the coding sequence ATGGCCCTGCATTTGGCGGGAGACTACGCGCAAAGCAACGAAGCGCTTGAGCAGGCCGAAGAGATCGTCGAGCGACTCTACACCAGGACCGTTCGATCTGAAACGCTGGCGTTTCTGACGAACGACAATGCGCTGCCATATGAAGGGGATCCCTATGAGCACGTCATGATCAACGTCGTGAAGGCCCTCAATTATGCGGCGCAGAACGACGTCGGGGGAGCGTTGGTGGAGGCCAGGCGCATCGATCATCGCCTCAACGTGCTGAGCGACAGGCTCAAGGGCAAGGGCAAGGGAAAGAACGGCTATGGAAACGACGGCTTCGCCCGCTACCTGAGCGGCATGTTGTACGAAGCGGCTGGAGATCTGAACAACGCGTTCATTGCCTATCGCAATGCCTGCGAGGCCTATGAGTCGATGCGCGGTTGGTCCCAGGTGGCCTGTCCTCCGTCGTTGCGCGCCGATCTGTTGTCATCCGCCGAAGCTCTCGGACTTGCGGACGAGGTGGATCGGTATCGAAGCACATATCCCGACGTCGAATGGTTGTCCGCGTCGGCCCGTCAACGGCTCGCCCAAGTCGTCATGATCAGCTATAATGGGCGCGCCCCTCGGAAAGAGGATCTGTATCTTGATCTCCCGATCAGTCTGGACGCCTTGCAGTTGGTGTTGTTGAATCGCGGATTCTCCCCTTCGTTCGGAAGCCGGGATCGGGTGATGGACAGCGTTCTCTACGGACTCAGCGGGCGGGTGGTGAGAGTCGCGCTTCCCCGCTTGGTTCAACAAAAGACGAAAATTCCTGTCGAGACCATGACGTTGACCGACGAGCAAGGCGCTTCCTATGCCACCCGGTCTGAGCGAGCCCAGGATCTGACGGCGTTGGCGGAGAAGGCCCTCGCGGAGCGTCTGCCCGCCATGACCGTGAAGGCCGTGGCCCGGGCCGCCACGAAATTTTCCATGGCGGAGGGAGCGGTCATCGGCTCTCAACAGGCCGTGGGGAGAGACGCCGCGCCCTGGGTGGGGTTGTTGGTCAGCCTGTTGGCCAAGGGGTTGGCCGTGGCTTCGGAAGAAGCCGATAAACGGAGTTGGCGGACCCTGCCGGATGAAATCCACGTGGCGCGGGTGTGGGTGCCTTCGGGTCGGTATCGGGCAACCGTTCATCCTTCGGGCGGGGGCGTGGCCGTCTGGGCGGCCGGGGCAGAGGAGCCGTCTCTTAATCTTTCCCCGGGTCAAACGATGTTTCTCATTCGGCGCGTGGTGCAATGA
- a CDS encoding LPP20 family lipoprotein produces MMLPCRIRLRRSALRSVLTVSCIGLIGPSWLGCAWIGGQAEPAWIDDANRKYPPAEYLTGMGQADNRQGAADQAYAAVARIFKAEVDARAKDWESYFVIERRGSTNVERRLTLETVTKVSTDKVLENVRVLETWHDRTKGLYYALAVLNRAQAEASLLDRLSALDRTIESDIAESRRASDKLITVRNLRKAAGNLVLREVYNADLRVVRPSGRGEASPYDVNDISKELARFLSTNLVVAVRMAGDHAEVAQHALMEGLIREGITVTAGAGEGTDAALTAQGVTRLLPVEVHDPYFKYVRWCGDVEVLDTASGRVLGVVSRGGKEGHLTEREAATRALRDMQQRLSSEVAVLIAAHIFGEAELPTPEGMPAGCPRDE; encoded by the coding sequence ATGATGCTCCCCTGCCGAATCAGGCTGCGTCGATCCGCTCTGCGATCTGTTCTCACGGTAAGCTGCATCGGGCTGATCGGGCCGTCCTGGCTCGGTTGCGCATGGATCGGTGGACAGGCCGAGCCGGCCTGGATCGACGACGCCAATCGAAAATATCCTCCGGCCGAGTATCTGACCGGTATGGGACAGGCCGATAATCGGCAAGGCGCGGCCGATCAGGCGTACGCGGCCGTGGCGCGGATTTTCAAGGCGGAGGTGGACGCCCGCGCAAAAGATTGGGAGTCCTATTTTGTGATCGAACGGCGGGGCTCGACGAACGTGGAGCGGAGGTTGACGCTGGAGACCGTCACGAAAGTCTCGACCGACAAGGTGCTTGAGAACGTCAGGGTGCTGGAAACCTGGCACGATAGGACCAAGGGATTGTACTATGCGTTGGCCGTGCTGAATCGCGCTCAAGCGGAGGCTTCGTTGTTGGATCGGTTGTCGGCGCTGGACAGGACGATTGAGTCGGACATCGCGGAATCGCGGCGCGCGTCGGACAAGTTGATCACGGTTCGCAACCTGCGGAAGGCCGCCGGAAATTTGGTGTTGCGGGAGGTGTATAATGCCGACCTGCGCGTCGTTCGTCCGAGCGGGCGAGGCGAGGCCTCTCCGTACGACGTGAACGACATATCCAAGGAGCTGGCGCGATTTCTTTCCACCAACCTGGTGGTGGCGGTGCGCATGGCCGGCGACCACGCCGAAGTCGCTCAACACGCTTTGATGGAAGGATTGATCCGCGAGGGGATCACCGTGACGGCGGGAGCCGGTGAGGGGACGGACGCGGCGTTGACGGCGCAAGGCGTCACCCGACTCTTGCCCGTTGAGGTCCATGATCCCTATTTCAAGTACGTTCGATGGTGCGGCGACGTCGAGGTGCTGGACACAGCGAGCGGCCGCGTTCTGGGCGTTGTTTCACGAGGCGGAAAAGAAGGGCATCTCACGGAGCGGGAAGCGGCGACCAGGGCCTTGCGCGACATGCAGCAACGCCTGTCGTCGGAAGTGGCGGTCCTGATCGCGGCGCATATTTTCGGGGAAGCCGAACTGCCGACGCCGGAGGGAATGCCGGCCGGTTGTCCGAGAGATGAGTGA
- a CDS encoding type II toxin-antitoxin system VapC family toxin, translating to MPYYYFDSTALVKRYSMERGTRIVNKLLVKRGKVAVLPPWSVTDFYTAMTTRAQEGKITRDDCYSVLYKFEIESKQGLFHFIVPTVTTYLSTKELALEYPFLRSPQVMHLALALELKPLRLTVVSADAQLLVASKTAGLHIINPEED from the coding sequence ATGCCGTACTATTACTTCGACTCGACAGCGTTGGTGAAACGATACAGCATGGAACGGGGGACCAGGATCGTCAATAAACTGCTGGTCAAACGGGGAAAGGTCGCCGTTCTTCCGCCCTGGTCCGTGACGGATTTCTATACCGCCATGACCACGCGCGCTCAGGAAGGAAAAATCACCAGGGACGACTGCTACTCGGTGCTCTACAAGTTTGAGATCGAGTCGAAACAGGGATTGTTTCATTTCATCGTTCCGACCGTCACGACGTATCTCTCGACCAAGGAATTGGCCCTGGAATATCCGTTTCTACGGTCTCCGCAGGTGATGCATCTGGCGCTGGCGTTGGAACTCAAGCCGCTCCGATTGACCGTAGTGAGCGCCGATGCCCAGTTGCTGGTTGCCTCAAAAACGGCGGGCCTGCACATCATCAATCCGGAAGAGGATTGA
- a CDS encoding alpha-keto acid decarboxylase family protein: protein MNDKVTIGSAVLDRLHRLGVRHIFGIPGDYVLSLFQLIEASPIKHVATTREDCAGFAADAYARINGIGAVCVTYCVGGLNTVNAIACAYAERSPVVLLTGSPGLSERTRTPYLHHMVRDFSTQREVFERMTVAAVTLDDPLTAEREMDRAFAALLRYRRPIYLEIPRDMVHTPLPNTMKPICIEDEPSDPAALEEAVSEVRSMLALAKKPAMLVGAEVGRFGLQDDLAKLVERMNVPIASTLLGKSIIREDHPLYVGVYGGLIGREEVQQFINESDCLLILGSILSDVEDLDVRSPLLSEGRTIHATADRVAIKHHRFDSIKFQDFVRALVQTPLPVFPLRKLPSHVITPQPPPAPDSPITLDGLFRHLDSVLTDKIVVIADVGESLFAAADLHVRHRFEFLSPAYYTSMGFAVPAALGASFADPALRPLVLVGDGAFQMTGTELASCVRYGLAPIVVVLNNRGYSTEREILEGPFNDLHEWRYDKIFELIGGGVGSRVETQREFEERLASAFADRSSPHLLNVLLSPDDRSPGMVRLARRLGKKLSTDKP, encoded by the coding sequence ATGAACGACAAGGTGACGATCGGTTCCGCGGTGTTGGATCGGCTGCATCGGCTCGGCGTCCGCCATATTTTCGGCATCCCCGGTGACTACGTCCTCTCGCTGTTTCAGCTCATCGAAGCGTCCCCCATCAAACACGTCGCCACGACTCGAGAGGACTGCGCCGGTTTTGCGGCCGACGCTTACGCCCGCATCAACGGCATCGGCGCCGTCTGCGTCACCTATTGCGTCGGCGGGCTCAACACCGTCAACGCCATCGCCTGCGCCTACGCCGAACGGTCGCCGGTGGTCTTGCTAACCGGCTCGCCGGGGCTTTCGGAGCGGACGCGCACTCCCTATCTTCATCATATGGTCCGTGATTTTTCCACTCAGCGCGAAGTATTCGAACGAATGACGGTGGCCGCCGTGACGCTCGATGATCCGCTGACCGCGGAGCGGGAGATGGATCGGGCGTTCGCCGCGCTCCTCCGCTATCGCCGCCCCATCTACCTGGAGATTCCCCGCGACATGGTCCACACCCCCCTGCCCAATACGATGAAACCGATCTGTATCGAGGATGAGCCAAGCGATCCGGCCGCTTTGGAAGAAGCCGTTTCGGAAGTGCGGTCCATGTTGGCCCTGGCCAAGAAGCCGGCCATGTTGGTGGGGGCGGAGGTCGGCCGATTCGGTTTGCAAGACGATCTTGCCAAGCTGGTCGAGCGGATGAACGTTCCGATCGCGTCAACCCTCTTGGGGAAATCCATCATTCGGGAAGACCATCCCCTCTACGTCGGCGTCTATGGAGGGCTCATCGGACGGGAGGAAGTCCAGCAATTTATCAACGAGTCCGACTGCCTCCTGATTCTCGGTTCGATTCTTTCCGACGTCGAAGACCTCGACGTGCGCTCGCCGCTGCTTTCGGAAGGGCGGACCATCCACGCCACGGCCGACCGGGTCGCCATCAAACATCATCGGTTCGACTCCATCAAGTTCCAGGATTTTGTGCGAGCCCTTGTGCAGACTCCTCTTCCGGTCTTCCCCCTTCGGAAACTGCCGTCCCACGTCATCACCCCGCAACCTCCCCCCGCTCCCGATTCGCCGATCACCTTGGACGGTCTGTTTCGACACCTCGATAGCGTCTTGACGGACAAGATCGTCGTCATCGCCGACGTGGGCGAATCGCTGTTCGCCGCGGCGGACCTGCACGTGCGTCATCGCTTCGAGTTTCTCTCTCCCGCCTATTACACATCGATGGGATTCGCCGTGCCGGCCGCCCTCGGCGCCTCGTTCGCCGATCCGGCGCTCCGTCCCCTTGTGCTGGTAGGAGACGGAGCGTTCCAAATGACGGGAACGGAGCTGGCCAGTTGCGTCCGATACGGGCTGGCCCCCATCGTCGTCGTCCTGAACAACCGCGGCTATTCGACGGAGCGGGAAATCCTGGAAGGGCCGTTCAACGACCTGCATGAATGGCGCTACGACAAGATCTTCGAACTGATTGGAGGCGGCGTGGGATCCCGCGTCGAGACGCAACGAGAGTTTGAAGAACGTCTGGCCTCGGCCTTTGCGGACCGGAGCAGCCCGCACCTGCTGAACGTGCTGCTCAGCCCGGACGACCGCTCGCCCGGCATGGTGCGGCTCGCCCGCCGTCTCGGCAAAAAACTTTCGACGGACAAACCCTGA